Proteins from a genomic interval of Musa acuminata AAA Group cultivar baxijiao chromosome BXJ1-9, Cavendish_Baxijiao_AAA, whole genome shotgun sequence:
- the LOC135594194 gene encoding laccase-4-like yields the protein MASSSSDLLVKAFLLSCIALLALSDAAVAPPTRHYKFDIQMANATRLCHTKSIVTVNGQFPGPKIVAREGDRVVVKVVNHVEHNVTLHWHGIRQLRSGWADGPAYVTQCPIQTGHSYVYNFTIVGQRGTFFWHAHISWLRATLYGPIVVLPHLGVPYPFAKPYKEVPVILGEWWKADTEAVISQALETGGGPNVSDAYTINGLPGPFYNCSAKDTFKLKVKPGKTYLLRLINAALNDELFFGIANHTLTVVDVDAVYVKPFESDALLISPGQTTDVLLRAKPDYPNAMFFMSASPYVTGSGTFDNSTVAGVLEYRNPNSSSRASFNSKLPLYKPTLPSLNDTSFFANFTGKLRSLATARFPANVPQAVDRHVFFTVGLGSSPCPENQMCQGPNGTKFAATVNNVSFALPTTALLQAHFLGQSRGVYTPDFPVTPLTPFNYTGTPPNNTLVGNGTKLMVLPFNTSVELVMQDTSILGAESHPLHLHGFNFFVVGHGFGNYDPAKDPAKFNLVDPVERNTVGVPAGGWVAIRFLADNPGVWFMHCHLEVHTSWGLKMAWLVLDGSLPHQKLPPPPSDLPKC from the exons ATGGCCTCTTCGTCATCTGACCTCCTCGTGAAGGCCTTCCTTCTCTCATGCATCGCGTTGCTTGCTCTCTCGGACGCCGCAGTCGCCCCACCAACCAGGCATTACAAGTTCGAT ATCCAAATGGCAAATGCAACACGACTGTGCCACACCAAGTCCATTGTGACCGTCAATGGTCAATTCCCGGGGCCAAAGATAGTGGCGAGAGAAGGCGATCGAGTTGTCGTTAAGGTGGTTAACCATGTCGAGCACAATGTCACCTTGCATTG GCATGGCATTCGGCAATTGCGAAGTGGTTGGGCCGATGGACCGGCTTATGTGACCCAATGCCCGATTCAAACCGGCCACAGCTACGTGTACAACTTCACCATCGTGGGCCAAAGAGGCACCTTCTTCTGGCACGCCCACATCTCGTGGCTGAGAGCCACCCTCTACGGCCCCATCGTCGTCCTCCCCCACCTGGGGGTTCCCTACCCCTTCGCCAAACCCTACAAAGAAGTCCCCGTCATCCTGG GGGAGTGGTGGAAGGCTGATACGGAGGCCGTCATCAGCCAGGCACTTGAGACTGGTGGAGGACCGAATGTGTCAGACGCCTACACCATCAATGGCCTCCCTGGTCCTTTCTACAATTGCTCCGCTAAAG ataCGTTCAAGCTGAAGGTGAAACCGGGGAAGACGTACTTGCTCCGCCTCATCAACGCTGCACTCAACGACGAGCTCTTCTTCGGCATCGCCAACCACACCCTCACCGTCGTCGATGTCGACGCTGTCTACGTGAAGCCCTTCGAAAGTGATGCCCTCCTCATCTCACCAGGCCAAACCACCGACGTCCTCCTCCGCGCCAAGCCTGATTACCCTAATGCCATGTTCTTCATGAGCGCCAGCCCATACGTCACCGGATCTGGCACATTCGACAACTCGACCGTCGCCGGCGTCCTCGAGTACCGTAATCCCAATAGTTCGTCCCGGGCCAGCTTCAATAGTAAGCTCCCACTGTATAAACCCACCCTTCCGTCCCTGAACGACACCTCCTTCTTCGCCAACTTCACCGGCAAGTTACGGAGTCTGGCGACGGCTCGGTTCCCGGCAAATGTACCGCAGGCCGTCGACCGGCACGTCTTCTTCACCGTGGGCCTCGGTTCGAGCCCCTGCCCGGAGAACCAGATGTGCCAGGGGCCAAACGGCACCAAGTTCGCGGCGACCGTCAACAACGTCTCCTTCGCGCTGCCGACCACCGCCCTCCTGCAGGCGCACTTCCTGGGGCAGTCGAGGGGCGTCTACACGCCGGACTTCCCCGTCACCCCGCTGACGCCGTTCAACTACACAGGGACTCCGCCCAACAACACGTTGGTGGGCAACGGGACGAAGCTAATGGTGCTCCCCTTCAACACCAGTGTGGAGCTTGTGATGCAGGACACCAGCATTCTAGGAGCAGAGAGCCACCCGCTGCACCTCCATGGCTTCAACTTCTTCGTCGTGGGGCATGGATTCGGCAATTACGATCCGGCGAAGGACCCGGCCAAGTTCAACCTGGTGGACCCCGTGGAGCGGAACACAGTAGGGGTGCCGGCCGGCGGCTGGGTGGCCATCCGTTTCCTGGCCGACAACCCGGGTGTGTGGTTCATGCACTGCCACTTGGAGGTGCACACGAGCTGGGGTTTGAAGATGGCCTGGTTGGTGTTGGATGGAAGCCTTCCTCACCAAAAGTTGCCACCTCCGCCGTCGGATCTTCCCAAATGCTAG